The Chitinophaga lutea genome contains the following window.
CATGGTGGCCCGGTCGATGGTCGTATTGGCGCCGATTTCCACGTCGTCGTGTATGATCACGTTGCCCACCTGGGGCACTTTTTTATAGGTCCCGTTGGCCTGGGGGGCGAATCCGAACCCGTCGCCGCCGATCACGCAGCCGGCATGGAGGATCACGCGGTTGCCCACCACGCTGTTATCGTACAGCTTTACACCCGGGTAAAGCACGGTATTGCTGCCTATTTTCACATTATCGCCGAGGTAAACGCCGGGATAGATCTTCACATTGTCGCCCAGCACCACATTCTCACCGAGGTAGGCAAACGCACCGATAAACACGCCCTGGCCCATTTTAACGGAGGCCGGTACATGGGAAGGCTGCTGGATGCCCGTTTTGGCCCCGGCACCCACCATTTTCTGATATTGCTCCAGCAGGAGCGCAAAAGCGCTGTAGGCGTCCTGCACCCGGATAAGGGTAGGCTTGATGGGCCGCTCTATCACCAGGGAATCATTCACGATCAGAATGGAGGCCTGGGTGGAATAGAGAAACTCCTCGTACTTGGGATTGGCGATGAAACTCAACATGCCGTCGCCCGCCTCCTCAATCTTGGCGATATTGTGCACCTTCACTTCCGGGTCCCCTTCCAGCTTCCCGTTCAATATGGTAGCCAGCTGTAATGCGCTAAATTGCATAGTAATTAATTGAAATGTTACCTTCCAGGCCGTCTCCGGATAATATGAATGTATTCTCTAACATGTTGCGCTCGTATAAAACGTTGTTAGCCTAGATTTTTGGATGACAAATGTAGAATTTTTTTATCGGTCTTGCCAAAGTATGCGATACAAGGGCATTGTCGATCGATGAAATATCCCTCACCGTGCCGTCCTTGAATAGGATATTGATCTTTTCGTCGTTTGCGTCATATGCCTTCAGGCTGGCGGTATCCGTAAATACGAAATAATCCGCCTCCCCGTCGCTCAGGTCCCAGCGTTGTTTCACTTTTTCTTTCAGGTCTGCCAGCAGCTCAGGTTCCGACGGCTCATTTCTGAGGGTAACCTTGAAAAGCTGGCGGTTTACGAGCCATTGGCATAGCAGGCGTAACACCTTGTCCGGGTGCTGCGTCCATACTTTAATCGCCCCCATGATATCATAGTCATCGAGCAGGCAAAATTGGGAAAGGCATTCCTGTCCCTCGAATTCCCCCCGGCCGATGCGGTTATACAAGAAATAATGCAGCGCCGGCGAGGCAAACAGCTCCGTGCCGTCCAAAGCCAGCTTTTTGGCCCTGTCCAGCACCTTTACGAGCATATTTTCCGCGCTCAGCACGGTTTTATGCAGGTATACCTGCCAGTACATGAGCCGGCGGGCGACAATAAACTTTTCAATGGAATAAATCCCCTTTTCCTCCACCATCAGTTCGCCCTCATGCACGGTCAGCATCTTGATGATGCGGTCGTAGCTGATCACCCCCTCGGACACACCCGTGTAGAAACTGTCGCGGCTCAGGTAGTCCATCCGGTCCACATCCAGCTGGCTCGAAACGAGCTGGTGCAGGAACTGTTTATGGTACCGGCCGTTGAATATCTCCAGGGTAAGGTCCAGGCTGCCGTTCATTTCCCGGTTGAGGGTCTGCATCAGCAGCTGGGAAATCTCCTCGTGAGACACGTCTTCCACCAGCGTATGTTCCAACGCATGCGAATAAGGCCCGTGCCCTACGTCATGCAATAATATGGCCATTTTTGCAGCCACTTCCTCTTCTTCCGTGATAACCACCCCCTTTCCGCGCAGCTCCTGCAAGGCACAACTCATCAGGTGGTAAGCCCCCATGCTGTGATGAAAACGCGTATGCATGGCCCCGGGGTATACCAGGTGGGCCAGCGCCATTTGGTGTATCCGGCGTAACCGCTGATAATACGGGTGTGATATAAGGTTGAAAATCAATGGATGATCGATGGTAATAAACCCGTGAACCGGATCGTTCACAATCTTTCGTTTGCGGTCAGTCATTCGGATTTTTTAATATCTGTCCGTACAAATCTACAGCTTTGCAGGTAACTTTTACCCGTCTGAAGTGACGAATGGCGCGCCGCAGCGCCCAAACCACGATAATTTAACGAATTATTAGAGTTTCATATATTTTGAGGGAACGATTTTTGACATATTTCGGTAATTTTAAAGCAGGTCCAAAAAAATTGCATGAACCAAATCAACATACTCTGGGTAGACGATGAAATCGACTCCCTTAAATCTCAGATCATTTTTCTCGAAAATAAAGGCTACAAAGTATCGGCGCTCACCAACGGGTATGATGCGCTGGAATTCCTGAAAGACAATATTGTGGATGTGGTGCTGCTCGACGAATCGATGCCGGGCATTACCGGCCTCGAAACCCTGGCCCGCATCCGCGAAAACAATCAGCAGGTGCCGGTGGTGATGATCACCAAAAACGAGGCGGAAAACGTGATGGACGAGGCCATCGGTTCGCAGATCACCGATTACCTCATCAAACCCGTCAACCCCAACCAGGTATTGCTGTCGCTCAAAAAGATCATCGACAACAAGCGCCTCGTGGCCGAAAAAACCACCACGGCCTACCAGCAGCAGTTCCGCACCCTGTTCATGGCCCTCAACGATAACCCGAACCACGCCGAATGGGCGGATATCTATAAAAAACTGGTGTACTGGGAAATGGAAATGAGTAAAAGCGACAGCCCCGAGATGCTGGAAGTGCTGCATTCCCAGAAAGCCGAAGCCAACACCGAGTTCGCCAAGTTCATCGCCCGCCATTACAGCAGCTGGATGCAGCCGAAGAACGAGGACGCGCCGGTGATGAGCCATACCCTGTTCCGCGACAAGATCGTGCCGTATATGGATCCTTCGGTGCCTAACTTCTTTATTCTCATCGACAATCTCCGGTACGACCAGTGGAAAACGATCCAGCCCATTTTCGCCGAATCGTTCCGGCTGATGGAGGAAGATACCTTTTACAGCATCCTGCCCACCTCTACCCAATACAGCCGTAACGCCATTTTCGCGGGCATGCTGCCGGCCGAGATCGAGGCGAAGTTCCCGGAAGAGTGGAAGAACGACGACGAGCAGGGCGGGAAGAACCTCTACGAGGAGAGTTTTTTCGCGGCACAGCTGCAGCGCCTGAAAATGGACAGCCGCTTTTCGTACACGAAGGTGATCAACCATGCAGACGGCCAGCACCTGGTGAACAACATGCATAATATGCTGGATTACCCGCTGAACGTGATCGTTTATAATTTTGTGGACATGCTCAGCCATGCCCGTACGGAAATGGAAGTGCTGAAGGAGCTGGCCGGCGACGAAGTGTCTTACCGCTCCATCACCGCCAGCTGGTTCGAGCACTCGCACCTGCACCAGGCGCTCAGGAAGGTGGCCGACCGGAAAATCAACCTGATCATCGCCACCGACCACGGCAGCGTGCGGGTGAAAACGCCGGTCAAAGTGATCGGCGACAAGCAGACCACCACCAACCTGCGGTACAAACACGGCCGCAATCTCAACTACGACCCCAAGGAGGTGCTCGCCTTCCGCGACCCCCGCGATGCAGGGTTGCCGAAGCCAAATGTCAATTCTTCTTATATCTTTGCCCGCGAAGACGGGTATCTTTGCTATCCCAACAATTATAATTATTTCGTGAACTATTACCGCAACACCTTCCAGCACGGCGGCATTTCCATGGAGGAGATGATTGTGCCGGTAGCAAGGATGGTCAGCAAATAGCGGATTTTAAAAGAAGACATCATGAACCTGAAAAGTACCCCTAACAACCTGGCGAAGCTGGAGAAGATTTTTGAAGAGGCGAAATATATCCTGCGGTACGAAAAAGGCACCTTCAATTCCGGCTACTGTGTGCTGGAACATAAGAAAGTGGTGGTGATCAACAAATTCCTGAATGTGGAAGGGCGGATCAACACCCTGATGGACATCCTGCCGTCCATAGCGCTGGAGGAAGGCTATCTCACGCCCGAGTCCCAGAAACTGTACCGCCAGGTGGTAGACAGCCGCAACGCGGAAGCCGCCGGTGGGGAGGAAGAAGAAAACCCGTCAACAGAAACACCCGCATAACCATACGCTTTGAAAGTAACATTCCTTGGAACTGGCACTTCACAGGGCGTACCGGTCATCGCCTGCCCCTGTAAAGTATGTGCGTCGCCCGACCCGCGCGACAACCGCCTGCGCAGCAGCATTCTCATTTCATCGGATGCCGGCAACATCGTGGTGGATACCACGCCCGACTTCCGCTACCAGATGCTGCGGGCCGGTGTGAAAACGCTGGAAGCCGTGGTAGTCACCCATTCCCATAAAGATCATATCGCCGGGATGGACGACATCCGGGCGTTCAATTATTTCCAGCAGCGCCCCATCGATATCTATGCCTCCGATTATTCGCAGAACGTCATCATGCGCGAGTTCTCCTACGCGTTTGCGGATTTCAAGTATCCCGGCATTCCCGAACTGAACCTGCGCACCATCCTCGACGATCCCTTCAATATCAACGGCCTGAAGTTTACGCCCATCCACGTGCTGCATCACAAAATGCCCGTGCTGGGATTCCGTTTCGGCGACTTTACCTATATCACCGACGCGAATTACATCGCCCCGGAGGAAAAGGAAAAGATCAAAGGCTCGAAAGTACTGGTACTGAACGCCCTTCGCCGCGAAAAGCACATTTCCCACTTTACCCTCGACGAAGCCATCGAAGTAGGCAAGGAACTGGACGTGCCGCAGGTCTATTTTACGCACATCAGCCACCAGCTGGGCCTGCATGCCGAAGTGGACCCTTCGCTGCCGGCAGGTACCGCATTGGCGTACGACGGGCTTGAAATCGAGCTGTAGGCCCCTTCCGGCATCCCCTGGCCGGAAAATCTCCGAAGTTCCCCACAAACCGGCACCTGTTCCACTACACAATTTTGTGCAAACCGGATTTCGCCTCCAATCCCGGAAAATATACGCGAATGGACAAAAATTTGACCTGAGTGGAGATTTGGAGGGCAAAAGACGAACCTACAACGAAGCTACACTGGGGGAATAACGAACCTACGCCAAAAAGGGAAGGTTCGTTGTAGGTTCGTTCAAGGTTCGTTGTAGGTTCGTCTTTCTCCCTGTATCCGCCCTCGCCCGTCCTGAAACAGGTTTACATGCTGATGAGGTCATCCGGTTAAATGTTTACACCCTCATTGTTATCTATATAAATCTTTACAGGTTGATTCACCCTGAAACAGGTTTACACCCTCGTGAGATCATCCGGATTGAGGTTTGCACCCTTGTTGTTAATCCACATACAGGCTTGTAGCTTGACTCGTCCTGCAACACCTCCGCTGCCGGTCGCAGAGTAGGGTAGCCCGGGGTCATTCCGGCACCTGGCCTGAAGGCCGGGGACATAACACAAATTGATTTGCGTCGCCCTGCGGCAGGGGCGCAGATTTGTTTCCGGGTAAAACCGGGTTGCCCGGCAGCAGATTCCTGATTTTTTACGATATTCAGTGCCGATCAAAAACCATTGTTTGTGCCGAATAAAACCCTCCGGGAATTCTTTGATTTCTCCCGCCGCGAACGTACAGGCATCGCCTGTCTTTTAATCCTCATTGTACTGATCTATTGTTTGCCCTATGGATGGGGCTATTTGTCCGAAGGCCGCGCGCGGAGCGATACGGCGGGCTTTCACGAGGCCGCGCTCGCTGTGGACAACATGATGCGGAAAGACAGTGCCGCGCTCGCCCGGCGGAGAAAAAATTCCTACGACAGCAGCCGTTACCGTTACAGGAAATACGCCTTCAACCGCGATCACGATCGTTACCGGAACGGGCAATATGCGTACGGCCGCGGCAGGTGGCATGATGCCCGTGACAGCGCCCGTTACGGGTATTGGAGCGGCTACCGCAAATACGAAAGGGGGCGGCCGTATGTATCTGACAGCAGTCGTTCCATCGGCCGGGAACGATCGCCGGGCAAAACAATCCCGTTCCGCAAGCCGCTGTTGATCGACATCAACGCTGCCGACAGCGCGCAGTGGGAACGCCTGCCGCTCATCGGGCCGGTGCTGGCGCAGCGCATCGTGCGGTTCCGGGAGCGCCTCGGCGGCTTCCACGAGGTGGCGCAGGTGGGTGAAACCTATGGGCTGGCCGATAGCGTATTTAAAAAAATTCAAGGGATGCTGGTGCTGGGTGAGGTTTCTCTAAGAAAGACTGACCTTAACCAGACAGATGAAAAATCTTTGGCCGATCACCCATACATCAACACGAAACTGGCCCGGTTGATAGTACGGTACCGCAATAACCACGGGCCTTTCAGGCACCTCAACGAGCTCCGGGGCATTGCTTTGGTGGATGACTCCATTTATCGTAAACTTGAAAAATACTTGGAGGTCAGGTAAAACAAAATTTTCCGGTTATGAATTTCCAGCCAACGGACATGCAATTACAGATAGCACAGGTCATCAGGGATTTTGGAAAAACACACATCCAGCCGCATGTGCTGGAGTGGGACGAAACGCAGACTTTCCCCGTGGAGCTCTTCAAAAAAATGGGCGAGCTGGGGCTGATGGGGGTGCTGGTACCGGAAAGTTACGGCGGCTCGGGGCTCGGTTACCTCGAATACGTGACCGTGATCAGCGAGGTGTCGCGCATTTGCGGCGCCGTGGGCCTGAGCCTGGCGGCACACAATTCTCTTTGCACCGGCCACATTCTCCAGTTCGGCAGCGAAGCACAGAAACAACAATATCTTCCCAAACTGGCCTCCGCCGAATGGATAGGGGCCTGGGGCCTCACCGAGCCGAACACCGGCTCCGACGCCATGAACATGAAATGTACCGCCCGCAAGGAAGGCGATGAATGGGTGATCAACGGCACCAAATGCTGGATCACCCACGGCAAAAGCGGCGACGTGGCCGTGGTGATCGCCCGCACCGGCGAGCTGCGCGACAGCCGGGGCATGAGCGCGTTCATCGTGGAACGGGGCACGCCCGGTTTCAGCGGCGGTAAAAAAGAAAATAAACTCGGCATGCGGGCCTCCGAAACCGCGGAAATGATTTTCGATAACTGCCGCATTCCCGCCGGAAACCTCATCGGGGCGGAAGGAGAAGGATTTATTCAATCCATGAAGGTGCTCGACGGCGGGCGCATTTCCATCGCCGCACTGTCGCTCGGCATCGCCAAAGGCGCCTACGACGCCGCGTTGAAATATTCACAGGAGCGCTACCAGTTCGACCAGCCCATCGCCAATTTCCAGGGCGTGTCTTTCAAACTCGCCGATATGCATACCAATATCGCGGCCGCCGAGCTGCTCACGCTGCAGGCCGCGGATATGAAAAATAAACACCTCCCCATGACGCAGCAGGCGGCCATGGCGAAATACTACGCCTCCGAAGTGGCCGTGAGAACGGCCGACGATGCGGTGCAGATTTTCGGGGGATACGGGTACACGAAAGATTTCCCCGTAGAAAAATTCTATCGCGACGCCAAACTCTGTACGATCGGGGAAGGGACTTCCGAGATACAGAAAATCGTGATCGCACGCGAAGCACTGAAGAAATAAAAAGTGGTCAATAAAACATGAAAGGGGATGGTGAGAGCCATCCCCTTTCTGTTTGTGCGGCAGGCCCCTGTGCAGGCGAGGGCGGCGTTTTCCCGGCCACCGTTCTATCACAGGGCGTGCCCGGGCAGTTTTTACCGTTTATAGATCTCCACTTCCGGTATGTTGAAAGTACCGTCTGTCTCAAAAACATATTCAATCCTTACATAACGCCGGGTGGCGGTATTGAAGCTGATATCCTCGGTGGTGGTAAAACCGCTCGTTTTTTCGAACAGCGGGGCCCAGGTGGTTTCGTTATCGGAACCCAGCACCTTGCACGATTTCAGCACGCCCGCGCCTGCACGCAGAAAACGGATGGCGTTGAATTCTTTGGGCGCTTTCAGGTCGATCGAGATCCACACGGTTTTATCCGCATCCTTCCGGTCGGCATCGGTGGGCTGCCAGTTGGTGGTGGTCAGTTCGTCTACCGCCAGGGCGCCGGTATTGGTGCCTTGCGCGGAACTCGTTTTCACCGTTTTGCCGGCAGCCATGTTCAGCGGCCTGGATTCATACACGGTGTAGAATGTATCGAGGCTGCGGGGCGAAGGCCTGTATAGCGAACGGTAGGTAATGTAGGAGCCTTCCTTTACGTTCGGCAGTGTGATGTCATCTTCCGAGGCAGGCAGGAATACTTTTTGTTCCACGCCGGCCTGATCGATGAATTTGATTTCGGTGGAAAAAGAAGCGGTATCAGCCGCCAGCCAGTTCATCACCACATTGCTGCCGCTGATCTTGACCGAGCTGATGGGCCGGGACAGGATGGTGGATTCGTAAATCCGGCCATAGGAAGTGCCCTGCACATCTACACGGATGGATGAATTGTTCTGCGCATCGCGGGTGTAGATCTGGAAAGTGTAGGTACCTTCCGGCAGCTTGTCGATCATGGCGGTCACGACGTCGGGCGCATTGGTTTCTTTGACCGGTACGATCAGGGAATCTTTTTTATTGTTCCAGTACACAACGGCGGAGCGTGTGTTGGGATCGGTGCCGCGCCGCCAGGTTATTTTAAGCCGTTCCCGGCCGGGGTACACCGCCACGGAATCCGCTTTCCCTACGTATGTGATACCCCCCGGCACCACATACTCCCTGAAGGTGGCATCCATTTTACTGCAGGATATGGACAGTATCGCCAGCAGCATGGTGAGCAGGCTATATACAGAATATTTTTGCATTGGATTCAAGTTAATAAGTTAAAAAAGCCGTTAGAGTTTAGCGCCCCAGAACATGAGTTCGGCAATGTAGATATACTGGCTGTTGCCCCAGGTTTCGGTTGTTTTCCACCGGAGATACCGCATGGGCGGAGTGCCTGGGGGGAAGTCGAAATCCTCGCCGTTTGTTACCGCAAACTCTTCGTCTTCCTTGGTGGGCGTGGCGGCATCGCCGGAAGGTTTGAACGAGGTGAAGGTGCCCAGTAAGGTCCAGCTGTCCCAGCTACCGTCGGCGTTCGGACTGTTGCTGCCGTAAATCTCGAACCGCTTCGGGTCGGCGCCGCGGTAATAACCGCTCGAGCCGCCACGGTGATAAAATTTAAAACGGCTAAGGTTGTACTGCTGGCCGAGGTCGAATGTAAACCACTGGGGCATTTTGGCGGCAGCGGGCCTTGTGTGAAAACAATCGTTCGTGCTGCCTGTGCCAAACACGTTGTTGAACATAAAATTGATGTTCCTGGGTGAAAGCCCGGAAAATACGTGGCCGATGTTTTCATCCGTCGGCAGCGACACTTCTTTCATCAGCGTACGGTCGAGCTTGGTTTCGAACAGCGGCTTCAAAGTGAGGGCCAATGTATCCGATTTGTTGTTCCAGCGGTCGCGCACATAAGTGGCGAATTTGACGGGAATCGTATCGAATCCCCTCACCGAGAAAGCTCCCTTGGGCGCTTTGGAGTGATAGGTGTCGGCTTCCGCCCAGTCACCCTGCCCGGTGCTGTCGTAAATCATCACGATGGCCAGCGCCGCTTCGTCTTTGTTCTGGAAGGTGATGGACGCGCCGCCGAACGTTTCCTTCATTTCGATGGTTTTAAAAAGATTGTGCACGGGTGCCGTCAGCGGACGGATTTTCAGCGTTACCGGATCCGATTCTTTTTTGTTTTTGCCGACCGTGTACACTTTTACTTCGTGCTCCAGCGTGTCTGCATACCCTTCCAGCACGAGCGTATCCTGGTGAATGGACGTTTTCGTTTCGCGCGTAACGCCCTGGCTGATATCATATACCGCTTTTACATACAGCAGGTTGTTGTCCGCCGGTACCTTGTAATATAATTTAGAGCCCCCCGGCGTGCGGATGAATTGCACGTTGGATACGGGTTTGGGAGCAGGGGCGTTATCGTCCGTATATAACAGCATGTTCTTTTCCTTGCAGGAAGACCAGAGGAAAAGACCGAGCAATAATACAAGAATGTGATGCCTGTTCATACTTAAATATTTTATGCTATTCATGAATTGATCTGTATTGCATGGCGGACCGCTTTATTGCCAGCCGGGTGATTGTACCAGGTTTCTGTTCACCGTGATGCTCTGCTCGCGCAGCGGCCAGAAATAATCTTTCAGGGCGAAGGTTTGCTGGAAGATCGGGCGCACGCGGTAATAAGCTTCTGCCGTGCTTTGTTCGATATCCCAACCGGTGATGGGCTGATTCCACAGTTCGGTGGCTTCTTTCCAGCGGCGGACATCGTAAAAGCGGGAGCCTTCGAATGCCAGTTCTATCAGGCGTTCCTGGTGGATGATCTTGCGCATGCCGTCTTTACCCTGGAAAGCACCGGGTGTTTTGGAATAAGTCGTCCAGGCATCCTGTACGGAAGGAATGCCGGCTCTTTCCCTGACGAGGTTGATCCATTTCAGTGTTTCGCCGGTGGGCCCTTCGGTTTCGTTCAGCGCTTCCGCATACAGCAGGTAGAGGTCTGCGAGCCGCATTTCCGGGAATGGGGTGTTCCTGATGGAAACCGCGGAGTTGGAGCTTACGATGCTCTGGAAGTGCAGCAGCTTTTTGGTGAAGTAGCCGGTGGTGGAGTAGGAAAACTGTACCTGCTGGGAGGACGATTGCCCTTTTTTCATCTTCAGCGTCATGCAGGTTTTATCGTCGTTATAATTCTGGCCGTACCATTTGCCGCCGTCGAACCCGATACTGGCGTAAAAGCGGTTCTCACGGTCGAAGTGCAGCGAAACGGTAGTATAGTTTTCTTCGATGTTGAACTTTTCAGCGGCTGTGGCCGTACGGAGCGTGTAGCGTTTGCCGTAATCCCAGGTTTTGTCTTCCGAAATAGGGAGGCCGTTTTTGGTATAAAACATCTCCACTATTTTCAGCGGCGGCGCCAGCTGCCCGCGGGGAGCGGTGCTGTTGGCCTGCGCCTGGTCGAGTCCGCGGGGGAAGCTCAGGTTTTGCATTTCGCTGGTCATGCTGTTGGTGTTGGCCCAGATCACTTCCGGCGTCCACTTCTCTATGAAAGCGTTACGGATGCTCATCTGGGTGATGGTTTCGGGCGCCAGCTGGAACTGCACCACATCCGGTTTGAACGTGTACAGTTTCAGGCCCACTTCATGGCACAGGTCCACCGCTTCTTTACAGGCCTTCACGGCATCCGCCCATTTTTTGTCGTCTTTGGTGGCGCTGAAAAGTTTCACGCCACGGTTGTCGGCATACGACGAATAATCCGGGTTGCCGTTGAAAAGCGGACTGGCGGCGGTAACCAGTATCCTGGCTTTGATGGCCAGCGCAACGGGTTTTGTGACGCGCCCCAGTTCGTCTATTTCATTGGAGATGATATTGGGCAGATCGTCCTTCGCCTCATCGATCAGCTGGGTGATATACTGGAAGCAGGAATCGACCGGCTGCCGGTACACCCGCACCTGTTCCGAGTTCACATCGATGGGAAGGTTTTCTTTGATCAGCACGATGGGGCCGTAAAGGCGCACCAGGTAAAAGTGATAATACGCCTTGAGGAATTTTACTTCGGCGATCCAGCGTCTCTTTTCATCCGCGGTCATATCGGGCACCTTGCTGATATTGTCGAGAAAGGTGTTGCAGTCGCGCAGGCCGTTGTAGAGTTTCTTGCCGCCGGAGAGGCCGTCCCAGTAATTGACGTACGGGCTGGTCACATTCTGCAAACCGCGGGCGATGTTGTAACCGCCGGGTTGTGCGGCGCTGGCCGCGAAAGGCCAGATATAAGATATTTCATCGCCAGCCGCATAGGCGGGGTTGGCGGAAACGCTGGCCGATGATGGCAGATAGCTGTAGCAGGTGAAGAGGTATTTCTCCGCTTCCTTCCGCATGGTGAACGCGTTTTCGATGGTGGCCACATTGTCAGGCACCACGTTCAGGAACTTTTTGCAGGCGCTCAGCAGGGGCATGATTAACATCGCCCAGCAGACAGCCTTCCAGATATGTTGACGTTTCATTTTCATTGAGATTTCCGGGTTAGTTAAATTGAATGCTCAGGCCTAAGTTGACTACGCGCTGTATCGGGTACCCGAGGCCTTTGCCGCCCATTTCCACGTCCCACAGTTTGAAGCCGGAGATCAGGAACAGGTTGCTGGCATTGAGGTAGATCCTGAATGAGCTGGCGCTCAGCCGGCGCTGGAAACTCTTGGGCACGTTATAACCCAGTTCCACCTGTTTGAGCCGCAGGAAGCTGCCGTCGCGCATGAACCAGGTGCTGCGCTGCGTGTTGTTGGAGTTCGGTATGGGGCTGAGGCGCGGCCACAGGGCATACACATTCCTGTTTTCTTCAGACCAGTAACTGTCGGCATAAGCTTTCAATACCTGTGTTTCCGCGATGAAAGGCGCTGTCTGCACCGGGTCTATCCAGAACGATTCTCTTGCGGAGCCCTGGAAGAAAAGCGACAGGTCGAAGTTTTTGTAGCCCATGGATATACCGAAGCCATAGGTGATTTCCGGTCGGGTGGGGTAGCCGATGGGCACCATGTCTGCCGGGGTGATCTGCCCGTCGCGGTTCACGTCCGTGTACTTGATGTCGCCGCCGCCGTATTCGCCGAACTGGCGGGGGGAGTTACGGGCTTCTTCGTCATCCACAAACAGCCTTTCCGCAATATAGCCCCAGGTCTGGTTAACCGGGTAGCCTACCCGTGTACGGTATGCTTTTTCAGCCGGCAGGTAATCCGGTTCCTCATATACCTTGAAGCGGCCGGTGGCGTAGGTGAAGTTGCCCATGGCCTCAATCCAGAAATCGTTCGAGATGGTCTGGTTATAGTTCAGCGAGAGGTCGGTGCCGCGGCTCTGCGCCTGCCCGATGTTGGCCTGTACGGTGTCCGTAAGCCCCATCGTGGTAGGGTTGTTGGCGCGGTCCATCAGGATGTCTTTACGCTGGGACGTGTAGTATTCGCCCACGAACGTGAATTTGTTGAACAGCCCCAGTTCCACGGCAATATTGCTCTGGTACGATTTTTCCCAGGTAATGGCCGGGTTGGCGTAGCGGCGGATGGAATAGCCGGGAAGCGTGCGGCCGTTGTCTTTCCCGAAGGTGGCACCCATCGAACCGTCGTTGGGGTTGGTTTCGGAAAGATAGAAGAAACGGTCCGTTTCACTGCCGATGGCGTCGTTACCCACGAGCCCGTAGGTACCGCGCACTTTCAGGTTGGTGATGGACCTGCTGTATTTTTTAAAGAATTCTTCGTTGGAGATCGTCCAGGCAGCACCTGCGGAAGGGAAGAAGCCGAAACGGTGTGTGTCGTAAAAACGTTCGGAGCCGTTGTAGCCGAAGTTGAACTCGGCAAAATAGCGGGCGTCGTAGTTGTAGGTGAGCCTGCCGGAAACGCCGGAGTTACGGGCGGGAAGGCCCTGCTGCAGCGTGGCGCCGGCAATCGTGCGGGGAGGCGCCACCGTACTGCGCATGATGTTGATCAGCATCGCGCTGAGATTGTGTTTG
Protein-coding sequences here:
- the lpxD gene encoding UDP-3-O-(3-hydroxymyristoyl)glucosamine N-acyltransferase encodes the protein MQFSALQLATILNGKLEGDPEVKVHNIAKIEEAGDGMLSFIANPKYEEFLYSTQASILIVNDSLVIERPIKPTLIRVQDAYSAFALLLEQYQKMVGAGAKTGIQQPSHVPASVKMGQGVFIGAFAYLGENVVLGDNVKIYPGVYLGDNVKIGSNTVLYPGVKLYDNSVVGNRVILHAGCVIGGDGFGFAPQANGTYKKVPQVGNVIIHDDVEIGANTTIDRATMGSTVIHAGVKLDNLIQIAHNVEIGSSTVIAAQSGVSGSTKIGKNCVIGGQVGIVGHIQIADGTKINAQSGLSKSITTPNTALTGSPAYDYKSSLKSQAIFRNLPDLEKRVKELEDMVKQLLAEKALLR
- a CDS encoding HD domain-containing protein, with translation MHTRFHHSMGAYHLMSCALQELRGKGVVITEEEEVAAKMAILLHDVGHGPYSHALEHTLVEDVSHEEISQLLMQTLNREMNGSLDLTLEIFNGRYHKQFLHQLVSSQLDVDRMDYLSRDSFYTGVSEGVISYDRIIKMLTVHEGELMVEEKGIYSIEKFIVARRLMYWQVYLHKTVLSAENMLVKVLDRAKKLALDGTELFASPALHYFLYNRIGRGEFEGQECLSQFCLLDDYDIMGAIKVWTQHPDKVLRLLCQWLVNRQLFKVTLRNEPSEPELLADLKEKVKQRWDLSDGEADYFVFTDTASLKAYDANDEKINILFKDGTVRDISSIDNALVSHTLARPIKKFYICHPKI
- the porX gene encoding T9SS response regulator signal transducer PorX, with translation MNQINILWVDDEIDSLKSQIIFLENKGYKVSALTNGYDALEFLKDNIVDVVLLDESMPGITGLETLARIRENNQQVPVVMITKNEAENVMDEAIGSQITDYLIKPVNPNQVLLSLKKIIDNKRLVAEKTTTAYQQQFRTLFMALNDNPNHAEWADIYKKLVYWEMEMSKSDSPEMLEVLHSQKAEANTEFAKFIARHYSSWMQPKNEDAPVMSHTLFRDKIVPYMDPSVPNFFILIDNLRYDQWKTIQPIFAESFRLMEEDTFYSILPTSTQYSRNAIFAGMLPAEIEAKFPEEWKNDDEQGGKNLYEESFFAAQLQRLKMDSRFSYTKVINHADGQHLVNNMHNMLDYPLNVIVYNFVDMLSHARTEMEVLKELAGDEVSYRSITASWFEHSHLHQALRKVADRKINLIIATDHGSVRVKTPVKVIGDKQTTTNLRYKHGRNLNYDPKEVLAFRDPRDAGLPKPNVNSSYIFAREDGYLCYPNNYNYFVNYYRNTFQHGGISMEEMIVPVARMVSK
- a CDS encoding MBL fold metallo-hydrolase — encoded protein: MKVTFLGTGTSQGVPVIACPCKVCASPDPRDNRLRSSILISSDAGNIVVDTTPDFRYQMLRAGVKTLEAVVVTHSHKDHIAGMDDIRAFNYFQQRPIDIYASDYSQNVIMREFSYAFADFKYPGIPELNLRTILDDPFNINGLKFTPIHVLHHKMPVLGFRFGDFTYITDANYIAPEEKEKIKGSKVLVLNALRREKHISHFTLDEAIEVGKELDVPQVYFTHISHQLGLHAEVDPSLPAGTALAYDGLEIEL
- a CDS encoding helix-hairpin-helix domain-containing protein — translated: MPNKTLREFFDFSRRERTGIACLLILIVLIYCLPYGWGYLSEGRARSDTAGFHEAALAVDNMMRKDSAALARRRKNSYDSSRYRYRKYAFNRDHDRYRNGQYAYGRGRWHDARDSARYGYWSGYRKYERGRPYVSDSSRSIGRERSPGKTIPFRKPLLIDINAADSAQWERLPLIGPVLAQRIVRFRERLGGFHEVAQVGETYGLADSVFKKIQGMLVLGEVSLRKTDLNQTDEKSLADHPYINTKLARLIVRYRNNHGPFRHLNELRGIALVDDSIYRKLEKYLEVR
- a CDS encoding acyl-CoA dehydrogenase family protein, giving the protein MNFQPTDMQLQIAQVIRDFGKTHIQPHVLEWDETQTFPVELFKKMGELGLMGVLVPESYGGSGLGYLEYVTVISEVSRICGAVGLSLAAHNSLCTGHILQFGSEAQKQQYLPKLASAEWIGAWGLTEPNTGSDAMNMKCTARKEGDEWVINGTKCWITHGKSGDVAVVIARTGELRDSRGMSAFIVERGTPGFSGGKKENKLGMRASETAEMIFDNCRIPAGNLIGAEGEGFIQSMKVLDGGRISIAALSLGIAKGAYDAALKYSQERYQFDQPIANFQGVSFKLADMHTNIAAAELLTLQAADMKNKHLPMTQQAAMAKYYASEVAVRTADDAVQIFGGYGYTKDFPVEKFYRDAKLCTIGEGTSEIQKIVIAREALKK